The Dietzia sp. ANT_WB102 region GTCCCGTGCGCTGACCTCGATGCAGTCAGCCGCGGTCTCATCGTGGATGCTGGGTTCGGCGACTATTTCGGCCACTCCCTGGGCCACGGGGTGGGGCTGGACGTGCACGAAGCCCCCGCGGTGTCAGCCCGGTCCACGAGTACACTGTCCGACGGCGATGTGATCACCATCGAACCGGGGATCTACCTCCCCGACCTCGGAGGGATCCGAATCGAGGACACCGTAGCCGTTACCGCCGGTGGCGGTAGGTCCCTGACCACCACGTCGAAGGCCCTCAGGGTGCTCTGAGGAGCCGACCCACGACCATCCGCGGCGCCGTCCCCCGGCCGCGCGCCGACGACTTCCCTAAGGAGTAGCGACTATGGCGTCAACCGCCGATTTCAAGAACGGCCTCGTCCTCAAGGAGGAGGGCCAACTCTGGCAGATCACCGATTTCCAGCACGTCAAGCCCGGTAAGGGCCCGGCTTTCGTTCGGACCAAGATGAAGAACGTCGTCACCGGAAAAACCATCGACAAGACGTTCAGTGCGGGCGTCAAGGTGGAGATCGCCACCGTCGACCGGCGCGACATGACCTACCTCTACCGCGACGGTGAGGACTACGTCCTCATGGACGAGAAGGACTACGAGCAGATCAACGTCTCGCCTTCGGTCATGGGTGACGCGGCTCGTTTCCTGCTCGAGAACACGTCGGTTCAGGTCTCGATGAACGAAGGCGTCCCGCTCTTCGCCGAGATGCCGGTGGCCGTGGACCTGCTGGTGCAGCACACCGACCCGGGCCTGCAGGGCGACCGTTCGACCGGTGGAACCAAGCCGGCGACTCTCGAGACGGGCGCCGAGGTCCAGGTGCCACTGTTCATCAACACCGGCGACAAGCTGCGCATCGACACCCGCGACGGTCGTTACCTCAGCCGGGTGAACGACTGATCATGTCAGACGAGGTCGACCACCGTCGCCGGGGATCGCGGTACCGGGCGCGCAAGCGTGCCGTCGCATTGCTCTTCGAGGCGGAGCTACGCGATGCGGATGTGGTGTCGCTCGCCGAGGAGCGCCGCCAAATGGGCGAGGACTCGCAGGAGTTCCATGACGTCGCGCCCTACACCATGGAGATCGTCACCGGGGTCGCCGAGCGCCTCGACCGCCTGGACTCCACGATCGCCGAGCACCTGCGGGAGTGGACGCTGGAGCGACTGCCCGCCGTCGACCGCGCGGTCCTGCGCGCCGGCGCGTGGGAGCTGCTCTTCGGCTCGGATGAGGTGGACGCGGCGGTCGTGATCGACCAGGCGGTCCTGCTGGTGTCCGACCTGTCTGCGGAGAAGTCGGTTCCGTACGTCAACGCCGTGCTCGACCGCGTGGCCGGCCTGGCCCAGCACATCAGGGCGGCCGAGCGAGCCGTGTCGGATCTGGACACCACGCCCGCCGGTGCGAACGAAGACGTGTCGGAGACCACGTCCGGCGATCCCGGGACGCACCCAGGGGACTGATAGAGTTCAGACCCGAAAGCTATCCCTTTAACGAGCCGTCCAGCGAGGCGGACAAGGAGGTGGTGATCGGTGAGCGCTGATGGTTCGGAGACGAACTCGGTGTCACTCTTCACGTCCGACGACGTCGCCAGGACGGTGTCCCGGCTGGCACATCAGATCATCGAACGCACTGCTGCGGACGCTCCAGATTCGGGCCCGGTGGTCCTGCTGGGCATTCCGACGCGCGGTGTTCCGCTGGCCGCCCGACTCGCTGAACGCATCCGTGAATTCAGCGGGGCCGACGTTCACCCCGGTTCCCTCGACGTCACCCTCTACCGCGACGACCTCGCCGGTGGCCCGCACCGCCCAATGAGCCCCACACGGGTACCGCCCGCCGGTATCGACGGCGCGACCGTGATCTTGGTCGACGATGTCCTGTTCTCGGGCCGGACCATCCGGGCGGCGTTCGACGCACTCCGCGACCTCGGGCGGCCGGCCCGCGTCCAGCTGGCCGTGCTCGTCGACCGTGGCCACCGCGAACTCCCGATCCGAGCCGACTACGTGGGCAAGAACGTTCCCACTTCCCGCGACGAGGACGTGTCCGTCCGGCTCACCGAGATCGACGGGCGCGACGCGGTCGTCCTGCGGCGCCCGGACGCGGAGGAGGCCCGGTGAAGCATCTGCTCTCGGCCGCCGACCTCGACCGCGACGCGGCCCTGTCGATCCTCGATGAGGCGGAGCGGCTCAAGGAGATGCTCCTCGGTCGCGAAGTCCGCAAGCTTCCGACGCTCCGGGGCAAGACCGTCCTGACCGTCTTCTACGAGAACTCCACTCGGACGCGCGTGTCTTTCGAGACCGCGGGCAAGTGGATGAGCGCGGACGTCGTCAACGTCTCCGCCAGCGCCTCGTCGGTCCAGAAGGGCGAGTCCCTTCGCGACACGGCACTAACCCTCACCGCCATCGGCGCGGACGCCCTCATCGTCCGCCATCCGGCCTCGGGCTCTGCTCAGCAGATCGCAGGATGGGTGGCGCCTGGCGGTGTGGGACCGTCCGTCGTCAACGCCGGTGACGGGATGCACGAGCACCCCACCCAGGCCCTGCTCGACGCCATGACCCTGCGGGAACGTCTGGGCGGGATCGACGGACGTCGGGTGGTGATTGTCGGAGACATCCTGCACTCGCGTGTCGCCCGGTCCAACGCCCTGCTGCTGTCCACGCTGGGCGCCGAGGTTGTCCTCGTCGCCCCGCCGACACTGCTACCGGTGGGCGTCGGATCCTGGCCGGTCCGCGCGTCGACCGACCTCGACGCCGAACTCGCCGGCGCGGACGCCGTCATGATGCTGCGCGTCCAGGCCGAACGGATGAACGGCGGGTTCTTCCCGTCCGCCCGGGAGTACGCGGTCCGCTACGGGCTC contains the following coding sequences:
- a CDS encoding aspartate carbamoyltransferase catalytic subunit, coding for MKHLLSAADLDRDAALSILDEAERLKEMLLGREVRKLPTLRGKTVLTVFYENSTRTRVSFETAGKWMSADVVNVSASASSVQKGESLRDTALTLTAIGADALIVRHPASGSAQQIAGWVAPGGVGPSVVNAGDGMHEHPTQALLDAMTLRERLGGIDGRRVVIVGDILHSRVARSNALLLSTLGAEVVLVAPPTLLPVGVGSWPVRASTDLDAELAGADAVMMLRVQAERMNGGFFPSAREYAVRYGLGPARAARLGEDVVVLHPGPMVRGMEIGFDAADAPSSAILQQVTNGVHVRMSVLLHTLVGTEGTPE
- the pyrR gene encoding bifunctional pyr operon transcriptional regulator/uracil phosphoribosyltransferase PyrR; the protein is MSADGSETNSVSLFTSDDVARTVSRLAHQIIERTAADAPDSGPVVLLGIPTRGVPLAARLAERIREFSGADVHPGSLDVTLYRDDLAGGPHRPMSPTRVPPAGIDGATVILVDDVLFSGRTIRAAFDALRDLGRPARVQLAVLVDRGHRELPIRADYVGKNVPTSRDEDVSVRLTEIDGRDAVVLRRPDAEEAR
- the efp gene encoding elongation factor P; this translates as MASTADFKNGLVLKEEGQLWQITDFQHVKPGKGPAFVRTKMKNVVTGKTIDKTFSAGVKVEIATVDRRDMTYLYRDGEDYVLMDEKDYEQINVSPSVMGDAARFLLENTSVQVSMNEGVPLFAEMPVAVDLLVQHTDPGLQGDRSTGGTKPATLETGAEVQVPLFINTGDKLRIDTRDGRYLSRVND
- the nusB gene encoding transcription antitermination factor NusB, whose product is MSDEVDHRRRGSRYRARKRAVALLFEAELRDADVVSLAEERRQMGEDSQEFHDVAPYTMEIVTGVAERLDRLDSTIAEHLREWTLERLPAVDRAVLRAGAWELLFGSDEVDAAVVIDQAVLLVSDLSAEKSVPYVNAVLDRVAGLAQHIRAAERAVSDLDTTPAGANEDVSETTSGDPGTHPGD